ATGtcgttattaaatttagaattccATAATTTGGGTCTTCTTTTTGCAATAAAGAATTTGGTGGCAGCAGGCCCGTACGCAGGGAAGGGGGGTGCGTAGGGTGCATATGCACACCCCCCCTCCCCCAATTTTCGAAAGGtctacattttatataatattaaattttttatagcaaaaattgCACCTTTAACTGCATACAGCATAcgttttttgtttcatattgATTAGATTTTTCTATTCTATGGTACTATACATTTTTGACGTCGCTAAGTCTTGTCTTCATTAACGTTCTTCATTAACGTTCATGTCTTCATTAACGTTCGTACGAATTTTCttgacaacaattttgtttttagtttcgCGTTTGCTTATTACCGCAACCAGGGATACAACATCCAGAGACAATGCCAATTCACTGCTGACAAGTCTTACATCGTTTGACTTTATTATAAGTTTCTTGACTATTTACCAATTCCTATCACATTTGGAAGGATAAACTGTGAAATTACAAGGCCGCACTGTGGATATTATTATGGCATACCATGAAATTGCTGAGGTGAAATCTGTTTATAAAGACATTTTAAGAAACATGGACGAAGAATTTTCGCGTGTCTATACCCAAGCCGAACGAATGGCACGTTCTGTCAACACCGAACCAACAAAGCCAAGGACTGTTGGACGTCAAGTAATGCGCAACAATGCTCCTGCGATTAATCCTGAGGAGTATTATCGACGAAATCTTGCCATTCCATTCATTAACCACATAAGCTCAGAGTTGGAGAGTCAGTTTTCTGACCTTTCCATCCTCTCCTTTAAACTATTGGGGCTTGTATCATCTACTCTCTGTGAAGAGGGAGGAGCATCTCTTCAAAATGTTGTCGAATTTTATGCAGAAGACGTACCATTTGCTGATTTGTATCCCCGAGAGTTGTTTCGATGGAAGCATCGTTTCCAAAACAAACCTCCGGAAGAATGTCCTTCAACTGCAGCGCAAGCATTAAAAGAATGCGACGAAGAGTTATTCCCAAACATTTTCacttttccaaaaatttattgttCAATCCCAGCGACCAGTTGCAAATGCGAACGTAGTGCTAGTGCATTGCGCAGGCTCCATACATATTCGAGAGCAAGTATGAAGCAAGAAAGACTCTCTACACTTGCATTAACGCATATCCACTATGGAAAAGTCATCGACGAAGAGAAAATTGCtgatatattttcacaaaaatatccTCGGCGTCTACAATTACGATCTGTTTTGACTGAAATTATTTGACATCACACAAGTTCAGTGTCGGTGCTTATTAACCTTGTGTgtcattataaagtttatatttgtgtattattttggaagtaatatatttgatatgttgtaaaaatggtccacttttttaaatttcgcaCCCTCCCACGAAAAATCCTGCGTTCGGGCCTGGGCAGTATAATAGGTTTTGGGTTGAATGTAGCTTTGATTTGAAAATCTAGTAGAGtaaacatgatttattttgttgaaaaaggtattaaatattAGAGGtgtcattttattatcaattttatacataaaattaagtatctgttaaatgtttagttgataaacattgagtatatttagtttattaaataaaccttTTGAGGCATTAAACTGTTTACGTTTGAAATAATTCGTATAGCACGTTGTTGTCTGCTGAGTAGTTTTTTTATCTTGGTTGTGTTGGTGCTGCACCGAGCAATGTTCCCATAATTAAGGTAGCtgtgaataaaagaaaagtatatgttttttaaacagttttggtctaaaaaccttttaactttatataataagccaatattttttgatattttgttttctattataCTTATGTGTTCACGCCATGAAAGATTTTCGTCTAGAAATACTCCTAAGAACGCGCACTAGTGCTctctttttataatagaattATCAATACAAAGATAgggaagttttaatggaataatttttttttcgtggAGACTATGAAAAAGAGTgtattttggttttaattatatttaaggaTAGTTTATTCAACTTAAACCATTCAGTTAAATATGTGAGTTCCTTATTGACTGTTTCAAATAAGAAGTTGATGTTATTATTAGAGTAAAACAAGTTTGTGTCATCGGGGAATAAAATTgaagttaaaatattagaaattctaTGTAAgtcgtttatataaacaagaaaGAGTAGTGGTCTAATtattgatccttgaggaacaccgcaTGTGACTGTCGTATATTTTGATTTTCCTTCGTTATACGATATacattgttttctatttgttaagtaacttttaaaccaatcaaTGTTTGAGTTTTTTATGCCATAATGCTTTAGCTTAGCCAGAAGAATGTTATGATGTGTCAAACGCTTTGCTGAGATTTATAAGAACTCctactgtatatattttttcatcaaacgcTTTAAGTATGTCATGAATAAGGTGAATTATGGCATGGTCAGTGGATTGTCTTGACTTAAATCCGAATTGTTTGTTGTAAAGAATGTTATTACTATTTAGAAAGCAATAAAGTTTATTGTACATATTtctttctagtatttttgagaaAAGGAAGCAAGGAAGAATTGAGATCGGCCTATAGTTTACAACGTTTGAAACATCACCAGATTTGAAAATTGGTACAACTTTTGCAATTATACGTTTTTCAGGACAAACGCCTTGTTTTAAAGATAGATTAAAAATGTGCAAcagaatagttatatattttattgattttataatgaCTACTAATATCATCATGccctaaactttttttaggttttaacaaaaacattgcATTAAACAGTTCTCTTTCCGTAAGTTCATTATTGTCCATTACATTGgtattattagaatttttaaaaaattcgaaTTTTACTTTtgtgttttctatttttgatgCTAAGTCAGAACCTACATTAACAAAGTACTAATTAAATTGTTCtgcaattaaagatttatttgttataagtttattatttgatttaagatTGATTGGAAAGCTTTTAcgatcaagatttttttttccaattacttCTTTATTTATGTTCCAGATCTTTTGCGTTTCATTTTTGGGTTTACTTAACTGTtcagaataataatatttttttgaaaaaaacagtcAGAAATTGTAGATTGTCTTTTATGAGCAAGAAAATTCATGTGAAAGACACGATTTACATCTTTAAAAGCCTTTGTCAAATTATCTCCAAATTAGTTTGCTTTTTCTTAAATGAGTCTAGCCATCCTTCCGAAGctcgaaattttttttgcttttaattttaccaGCAAAACACTAATTGGTATATTATCAGCTCTCATTTGTTTGAACCATTTAAGCACAGCTTTGTTTACTAGGTAATACGAATCAACTTTCACCCGTTTAGTGAAATTTCCTTGACAAAAAGCGtcaaagattttttctttattcttttttcaactCCAGGTTGAAAGAGTGTTCGGtggaatatcaaaaattttcgaaacctctttatttgtttttcctttCTTCAATTCCATtagagttttatatatatatatatatatatatatatatatatatatatatatatatatatatatatatatatatatatatatatatatatatatatatatatatatatatatatatatatgtgtgtatatatatacatatatgttagGATTATGACTTTTTTTCAACTCCATGCTCCTGCACTGTAGTTTGAACTTTTACCTAAAAAGCACAAAATGAACTATTATTTgcatatatcttttaaaaaaagttcacctCGCTATTGAAAAATCGATTTTGacataaaattgatttttcaatGGCGGGGtgaacttttttcaaaagatatacaaataataGTTCACTTCGTGCTTTTTCGGTAAAAGTTCATCAAACTACAGTGCAGGAGCAaggagttatatatatatatatatatatatatatatatatatatatatatatatatatatatatatatatatatatatatatatatatatatatatatatatatatatatatatatatatatatatatatatatatgtatatatatatatatatatatatatatatatatatatatatatatatatatatatatataacccctttaggaatatatatatatattcctaaaaaccttttttttacgtacaagttatttaagaaaataagttatgttatacagaaaaaaaacctttttacaaattaaaacttaggTCTAACAGCCAACCAGCGCCGTAACTAGCTTTTCTAGTGCCCTGTGCAAAATTTCATATTTCGGCCCCCTAAGcctaacttttttttggaaaaattgtaaataaaaaatatattttaatttattatttttaaaaatttctttattaaaattgcaattttctCGCTTTCATTTGCGCAAATTCATTTATAACGTCGTCATAATTAATATCTTTAACAATGTTATATTCAATAGATATTATTGAAAGATTAGATAATCTTTCTTGTTCTATAGTagatcttaaataatttttaatcaatttcaATTTACTAAAACTTCTCTCACACGACGCAGTAGTAACTGGAAGAGTGAGAAATATCCGGATAGCAGTATTAATATTCGGATAAGACTCAATTAAGCCAAAGCCATAAAGTGCTTGCAAAATATCTAGTGGAGTTGCAGTTTTAATATTAGGTGTTATTGTCGTATTAGGTATTAGGTATTATTGTCGATGCTTCAAATTTAAAGCTTTGTATCTCACAGGTGAACTGGTACATATTTAAATCTTTGCTATACTTAATTGCTAAATCTGCAGCCGACTTTTTAAATCCAAAACGCTGGTCGATTCCAAAGACATACCATACAGAAAGGAAAAATCATTGCAGATAGTTCGCAGTTGCTCATAACGCCAATCTAGTTGAGACAATAAAGTATCAAAAATCTTGTAAATTTGCATTTTGAACAAATGTTCTGGAGTCATATTACTTCCTTCATCTGTTGCCTCATAATTTGccattttcttaacttttttcttgCGTTTATCAGGAAATCCAGCCTGTAAATTCATTGTTTCAGCTAAATTCTTTGCTTcctgaaaattttgttttgacattGTTTGactagataaaaataataatattaaatataaatttatgatttatctCTGGAGCTACTAGATTACCAGATAtatcgaaaataaaaaattgtaaaaaaaaatttatcggTAAATTGAAATATGTGCTTGCCAACGCTATCTTACGATTCAagtgttttattaagtttttattattttagaaagcTTACCTGATGATTTagtttaatgtaattaatagAATAATTGGCTTGATGTGGTttaacaattagtttttttatagctatttttaaccaatctatatttaaataaaacaaacttacgatgtttttataaacgagtatattttaaattctaattggaaattataaattgtaaaaatgtgtcATTAATAATGTGTCATTAATAAtgacaataagtttttttatgttgctttgattaaaaatgaaaattgcttcacacattttttaaattcaccACATTACTACACACACAATACGTTTTATTCTATTGCCCACCAGATATCGTTGATTGAATTCGCGCCAAAATATTACAATTTGGAATTggaaataaatatagaaattttaaattgcagTATAGAATTAAGTAGCACTGTATTGAAATACAATACAGTGCtacttaataagaaaaaaaaaattttaaaaaattaaaaaaaaaattaatagaagtatttattaatagaaCAAATAATTTTTCGTCAGTTTAAAGTTCCATCTACGGGCCCTGTGCAAGTGCACCTGTTGCACCTGCCTAGTTACGGCACTGCAGCCAACGATTCggataaataattaaaagtttaaaacattttgtgtttatttacaatttacaattttgtgtttatttacaattacaaaagcataataaaataattttaatgctaTTCTATTAAGAGCTCACTTCAAACAATCGCCTATCAACTTATCGACCAAACTTAATTTTGCTGACACTAATGTGACACTAATGTTCCTAAAAAGGAAAATACCATATAAATCTTTTATGCATTTCACGAGCATCAAAAAAAAtgcatcaaaatgtaaataatatgaagaaaaagaaagtaatGCAAAATTTCACACAGCATATAAAAGGAACAATATAAATGACATGCGCaccatatttatttaaaaattactctacacagtaattttttaaaaaaatgattcattTCCATATGTTCCAGCTTTCTTAAACAATGCTATTACACATTCTGACATAACTTCATCCAAATCATAATGAGCAAAGGCTGAAAAAGTccttaaaatgaatgaaaaaacaacatttattaccATACGTGTTCCAATAATAGGCTTAAAACTTGATGACAGTTCATCATAACAATAAAGTGCAGCCATGCTTCTCTAGaagtgtttttaatttgttaaagaaatgttttatgtattattcattaatttattaaaaatacatacatataaactaatttaaactttttgaaaaagatttatcgagttttatttataaaatataaatgttgaataaaaacAGATGAACTTACATTTCGCAACTTTTTGCATTCTAATATCAGGACCTGCTACTATAATTTGCAAATAATTGTGATTAAGATAAAAGTGTATTGCACTTATCgttctaaaatttatattaaaagacaAATACAAAAGATTGCACACTccaatcttttatataaacttacattaaAGTATTTACTTAAGAATATTAATTGTAACAccaatattgaaaaattattaaaaagaaggCATACAtgagctaaatttaaaaaaacagcctGATTCTTGAAGATTAGAACTTGAAGGCTCTGAACCATACTTTATGAGTGCATCTTACATCTCTTTAGTTCTTTAGTCAAGATTTAggtttgtaaatatttagtCTTGCCAGttttttttgagatgaaatacttttgtatttttttacttaacaaacaaaatttcttaattttttacttaacatacAGTTATATACTTAGCAtacattttcttaattttttacttaacatacAGTTATATACTTAGCAtacattttcttaatttttttataatgattgttACTACTCAATAAAGTCTTTTGgctaagctaaaaaaaaactcaaacttattttttaagttatgatCATTTCATTGTAACTATAGTTACATCTTTGATactcataattaaaataaaaaatttcaaatacataaaaaaaagttataaacaaaatacatgtgtagcaaatatatatatatatatatatatatatatatatatatatatatatatatatatatatatatatatataaatatatatatatatatatatatatatatatatatatatatatatatatatatatatatatatatatatatttatgtggcTTTGAGAACATTATAAACAGTCATCCACTTTTTTCtgaattctttaaattttcagaAAGTACTTTgttcaacaaaatttataagCATCTcacaatcaaaaatttattttatagcaattaatatgttatgaaaaaaacagttttgccAAATACGAAATTCTttcattttctaaaacatttctgACTCGTTTGAAAGTTCTCTATTTACTTTAGgcattttattttagcaaacGCCAAACCTCTTTCATATGAAAATGAAGGCTTTTAATAAATACGGCCTAAATGtttcaatacttttattttatatataaatgttaaaccCACTTAtcacctgttttttttttgtttgtttgttttttgtaactcgTACTTACAGACAGAtagaagtaaatatattttaaggaatgataattttattcaacaaccaTTTcctaaaactaatttttgaaaactttttattttatttcgtggaccatttttatggaataatatacttttaaatactacattttctcaataattaaattttggttcttttaaactttgatggttcttttaaaatttcaaattttaaaaaactctaatagtatgttttaaagtttttgaaaatccaattttattgttttttaatttttcaacaagcatttaacatatttaacttgtaataaactgtaaataatatttaacttaatttttttcttaagtttaaattttaaggtATCTTCCTTAGATACAATTAACAATTAATAGGTTAAATTTAGATACAATTAacaattaatagtttataagttttatattaaatttgtgAGTCCAACTAAGTTATATTTAGCATTGTTTGTGCTCATAAAATATCTACTGATTTCTTGTGCTCTTATATATCCTACTCGCTTCTCttggaaatttgtttttacaaaaggAATTCAATTGGAATAAAACATGCCGGGGTCCCTCTAATGCAAACAtgcaaacaaaaactttgaaaaagtaactttaGGTGAACCATTTATTGTTTTGCCAGACAAAATACCTTATTATCTTTCGGCTGATCAGGCTTACGAATACAGAATTGTAACAGCAATAAGCTCTGGAGTGTTacctgaaaattttataaaccttGAAATAGGTTCTATAGTTTATATTGAGTTtatcaaacaattaaaaactgtttttttttttttttttttaatttataatttttttctttaattattcatattttagtcattttttcgTTGAAAACTAAGCGTTCCCCCAACAAgacaaattttacttttatctgttttttcaGATTCAGATTCGCTATAAAGTTCCCCACAAAAATGAGCTCCCCTTACTTTTAAAGCTTGATaataacaggaaaaaaaaaacacactttACCGTAACATTCTTtgtctaaaatatgaaaaaagtgccaatttttgtaaaaatactaGACCATCCAATTTGAGTATTCGAATACTTGATATTCGAATATATTTGcgtgtttttttactatttgatATTCGAATATTTTCTCCAATTTTcgaataatttcaaaaatgtaaaggCAGagtaagcttttaaaaaagtactgttaatttctctttttgtaaacgaaaaaaatatatctctTTTTGCAAACGGAAAAAATTcttagaatttttatataaccttgaaatgaaaaacttaaattgcatttttgtatggtttttattttgtgtgactttatttttgtttgcttttagaAAACAGTCGTTTATTTAGattgcttaaaaatataaatacatatttgttccataaaaaaaaatcttaataataatcttaaaaataataatttttaatattttgtgaataaataaatataatatacaattaaataaatcttaatcttaatatatataaagggcaatatgtgtttgtgtgtgtgtttgtttgtttgttctcTATAGAAATCCAAACCGCCGGACCGATCTCGATGAAATTTGGCATGGGGGTAGTCCTCGAGGGGGAGAAGGTTCTTAGCTGGGTTTTGACCCCGTACCCCGACCCCCGGGGTCAGGGGGGCCCAAAAATGGGTTCCATTTTTTAGGGACCATTTTTTGGGCCCATTTTTCTGTACAGATATCAGGTAAGCCAGTTTAAATATTGGCCCGGGCAACGCCGGGTAACTCCAGCTAGTATAATATACAATTTGTGGTTGCATAATTTAAAGtggtaagttaaaaatttttagattttcttaGTTATCtaagaaaatctaaaaatttttaacttacctCTGGTTTTTTTAGCCATGTCAAAAAAATCCAAGGTATGGGAGTTTTTTgggaaagacaaaaaaaatattggtgaagCCAAATGTGGTAGGTGCAACACGAACATAGGATGGAGAAGTTCAACTACTGCTATGATTAATCATTTGAAGCTACGACACAACATATTGATATCTAAATCGGTATCAAATGACAATGATGGAGAAAATAATATtcctaagaaaaaacaaaatactatataagtaatatttggccatttttaaaaaaagaatctttaaatgaaatattgtcAAAAGTCGCAGCTTTTGATGGAATGGCTATCACAGCAATGAGTAAATCCCAAGCTATAGCTGGTTACGTGCAACAAAAAGGTTATAAAATGCCGAAAAGTCCGACAACTATTTCAAAATGCATCAATagcttttataaagaaaaatgtgttGAACTGcggaaaaaatttgaaaaattaaaaacagcaaatcGTAAATTTGCTATTACTGTGGATGAATGGACAGATTGTAC
This portion of the Hydra vulgaris chromosome 13, alternate assembly HydraT2T_AEP genome encodes:
- the LOC136090218 gene encoding uncharacterized protein LOC136090218, which codes for MAYHEIAEVKSVYKDILRNMDEEFSRVYTQAERMARSVNTEPTKPRTVGRQVMRNNAPAINPEEYYRRNLAIPFINHISSELESQFSDLSILSFKLLGLVSSTLCEEGGASLQNVVEFYAEDVPFADLYPRELFRWKHRFQNKPPEECPSTAAQALKECDEELFPNIFTFPKIYCSIPATSCKCERSASALRRLHTYSRASMKQERLSTLALTHIHYGKVIDEEKIADIFSQKYPRRLQLRSVLTEII